The following nucleotide sequence is from Aquarana catesbeiana isolate 2022-GZ linkage group LG08, ASM4218655v1, whole genome shotgun sequence.
aacatgcgctagtcacccccatactaaaaaagccctcactggatcccaccagtctcaacaacttacgtcccatctccttactctccttctcctccaaacttcttgaaagactggtctacaactgactaagcgaccatctgaccatgaataaacttcttgatccccttcagtccggttttcgccctcaacactccacggaaactgctctccttaaactctcaaatgacctactaatggctaaagccaatggacactattctgtactacttctcctggatctctctgctgcctttgacacagtggaccaccccctcctcctcaaaaaactccactcctttggtctccgtgactgtactcttcgctggttctcatcctacctatcccaccgctccttcagtgtcacttacaactctacttcctcctctcctcttcctttttccgttggggtcccccaaggttctgttctcggacctctccttttctcaatctacaccacctccttgggtcagttgattgcctcccacggctttaaatatcatctctacgctgatgacacccaaatctatctctccaccccccagctctctccatctgtctcctcacgcattaccaacttactagcagacatatcagcctggatgtcacatcactttctcaaactcaacctatccaaaaccgagctcatgatatttcctccctcaggtgccacttcccctgatctccctgtcaagatcaacggctcaactatcaacccatctccccacgccaaggtcctaggtgtaatcctggactctgaactaacctttcgaccccacattctatcactatccaaagcttgccgcctctgtcttcgcaacatctccaagatacgccccttcctaaccaatgacaccacaaagcttctaatccactccctggtcatctcccgccttgactactgcaactccctcctcattggtttacctctaaataggctatccccacttcagtccatcatgaacgctgcggccaggctcatccaccacacaaaccgctcagcgtctgctacacccctctgccaatccctccattggctgccactcagtcaccgaattaaattcaagatactaactataacttacaaagccatccacaacctggcccctagctacatctctaacctagtcacaaaataccaacctaatcgttctcttcgctcctcccaagacctcctgctctcaaactcccttgtcacctcatcccatgctcgcctccaggacttctccagagcctcccccatcctctggaatgctctaccccaatccgtccgattttctcctactttatccactttcagacgatccctgaaaactcatctcttcagagaagcctatctggcatccacctaacaactgtacattttatcttctcaatcagcacatcacccacagttattacctcttgtatctcttgaccttccctcttagattgtaagctctaaggagcagggccctcagattcctactgtatcaaattgtattgtatttgtactgtctaccctcaagttgtaaagcgctacgtaaactgttggcgctatataaatactgtataataataataataataataataatctttttccTATTGGGTCACCAATATAGGGGActgctacactgaccactgatagaaAGGGTTCCTTCTTCCATTGGTCGCCAATGTAAGGGacgactacactgaccactaatataaggggtTCCATCTCCCATTGGTTGCCattgtaagggaccactacactgaccactgatataaggggttcCATCTCCCATTGGTTGCCattgtaagggaccactacactgaccactgatataaggggttcCATCTCCCATTGGTTGCCaaggtaagggaccactacactgatataaggggatacTTTTCCTAGAGAGCAACAATTTCAGGCCCATTATTCAGCTccgtccacatccacctgtccaccGTTTTCCACTACTACTCCTCAGTAGCTTAGTGGGCCCCGCCGTGCACTCTCCACATGTGCACTTAACTTAACTCTCAAACTTCCGTACCTCTCTATGTGAGGGGAACCTCTGGGGAGCAAATCCACTCCTGTTGCTCTGAGAGACAGACCGCTGGCAGGAGTGCCGAATATCTTTCTCGCTGCTAGAGTCCGCTGCCACTTATAACAGGGACACACTACCGACAGGCTGCTAATAAAATGTCCATTACTCTTGGCAACCACTTATGTCTTTGCATTACTCCACTTAACACCTATATCTTCATACGCCAATGTGTTAAGACCCACTCGGTGAACTATGTGTGCTGGTTACTTGCAATACACCCctttcagtaacttcagaccaTGTAAGGACAATGTTTCAATACTTTacttaataaaagtgaaaaaaaacatttacagaaTCCAGCAGTCACCAACGTAATTCTTCCCTACTTCCCCAACTCTAATTACAGGCTGCCCCAGCATACCCTCAAAAGTAGAGTCCATAAAAATACAGTCCTTCAGAGTCTCATGTCGAAGTAAATCCTTCAGAggcatactccagtgttggtgtgttCAGGGCGAACCCCGGCTTCAGAGGTCTTTGCATTTCACTGGTGATAGATGAGCTCCTTCTTCTCCCCATGGGTatatttctctgtctctctctcccttacGGGCCCcggtactcagccaatgagaggtaatgactccatttttatttttctcctgctatcaatggccaacacagtacaacacttcatccatgtctttggtgatctctgatctccttatcaactgtttcttacatgatgaagatcagccatggagtatatctgaggtgtatatcagggtgtgcttcttccccacatgtccagcaacattcatatacaagacatttcccacactcactaatacacctcgagggttgtgtgggaccccctgATGTAGAGGAAGACTGGACTTTAGTCAGGAACAATTCCCTAACTCAGGACAGGGAAGTAGCTTTTTTCActtgtgagatctttgatgtctatAAAGGTTGGatgtccttgaaaaacatttcccgcactcaggacaggaatacggcttttcccccgtgtgagacctttgatgACTGGCAAGCTCTGATTTTCtcacaaaacatttcccgcactcagaacataaatgtggcttctcccccgtgtgagacatcTGATGTGTGAGAAGATCCGATTTTTGTACAAAATATTTCCCGCAGTCAGTACAgggatacggcttctcccctgtgtgcaatctctgatgcctGTAAAGACTACACttgtatgaaaaacatttcccgcactcagcacaggaatacggcttctcccccatatGAGACCTTTGATGTGTGACAAGTTCTGCTGcttgtaaaaaacatttcccgcactcaggacatgcATGCAGTTTTTcctccgtgtgagatctctgatgtgtgacaagatcAGATTTTTCTACATAACATTgcccgcactcagaacaggtatACGGCTTTTCCTCCTTGTGGAGTGTccgatgtttgtaaagattggacttctgtgaaaaacatttcccgcactcagaacaggaatgtggcttctcccccgtgtgagacttcTGATGTTTAGTAAAATCTGCTTTACGTATAAAAAAATTCCCGCACTCAGCACACGAGAACAGCTTCTGGCCcatgtgagatcttttatgcataTTAAGATTGGATTTGAAATGGAAcctcttcccgcactcagtacagggaaacctcttatctgttggaaggatggcaccgtccctcacagtctgaggttcctcaggataagaggaatacgatggtccggcaccgtccctcacagtctgaggttcctcaggataagaggaatacgatggtccggcaccgtccctcacagtctgaggttccccAGGATAAgaagaatacgatggtccggcaccgtccctcacagtctgaggttcctcaggataagaggaatacgatggtccggcaccgtccctcacagtctgaggttcctcaggataggaggaatacgatggtccggcaccgtcccgcacagtctgaggttcctcaggataagaggaatacgatggtccggcaccgtcccgcacagtctgaggttcctcaggataagaggaatacgatggtccggcaccgtcccgcacagtctgaggttcctcaggataagaggaatacgatggtccggcaccgtcccgcacagtctgaggttcctcaggataagaggaatacgatggtccggcaccgtcccgcacagtctgaggttcctcaggataagaggaatacgatggtcgatctacactgtgtggtgccggatggacatttgaggtagtcgggttttctcctggactatactgtgtgatgtcctcatcttctactttacagtctggagacaaagtgagacaatcctctgaggttttcctcatctcccgtccatctactaaaatagagatacaaagagtgacagtgatgaggatatagtgcaggggtcaggagtatgtaatgtacaatataaattatctATTTAAAGAGTCAGGACTTATATTACTGGTGCTTAGAAATCAGTGGTGGCTAAATATTTACTTAactgagacaagttgcagag
It contains:
- the LOC141104776 gene encoding uncharacterized protein isoform X2 produces the protein MSGATRKFRVRGESAGSTEETLLEVAAEESGALEEYNISVKEEYKEEDESYGVMKEFSGHMDVTLEPPSYRNPPERCPRPLYSRDSTQEGHTIPHHHQSGNLRDSKVEVKEEVKEKDDEDWMMKQLSEGHKDFYKNIKMEPSSNRNPPERCPRPLYSRDSTQEGHTIPHHHQDEDLMDIKVEVKSEEEETYVKDDQQSMEEDGITGTFIEEDTPTEISTVDGREMRKTSEDCLTLSPDCKVEDEDITQYSPGENPTTSNVHPAPHSVDRPSYSSYPEEPQTVRDGAGPSYSSYPEEPQTVRDGAGPSYSSYPEEPQTVRDGAGPSYSSYPEEPQTVRDGAGPSYSSYPEEPQTVRDGAGPSYSSYPEEPQTVRDGAGPSYSSYPEEPQTVRDGAGPSYSSYPGEPQTVRDGAGPSYSSYPEEPQTVRDGAGPSYSSYPEEPQTVRDGAILPTDKRFPCTECGKRFHFKSNLNMHKRSHMGQKLFSCAECGNFFIRKADFTKHQKSHTGEKPHSCSECGKCFSQKSNLYKHRTLHKEEKPYTCSECGQCYVEKSDLVTHQRSHTEEKLHACPECGKCFLQAAELVTHQRSHMGEKPYSCAECGKCFSYKCSLYRHQRLHTGEKPYPCTDCGKYFVQKSDLLTHQMSHTGEKPHLCSECGKCFVRKSELASHQRSHTGEKPYSCPECGKCFSRTSNLYRHQRSHK
- the LOC141104776 gene encoding uncharacterized protein isoform X1, whose protein sequence is MMTRMRMEEDRSHMTEKILNLTLEIIYLLTGERFPLVKSGDHMTITVPPCDSLKPERHNMEKILRVTEEMMELLTGESGALEEYNISVKEEYKEEDESYGVMKEFSGHMDVTLEPPSYRNPPERCPRPLYSRDSTQEGHTIPHHHQSGNLRDSKVEVKEEVKEKDDEDWMMKQLSEGHKDFYKNIKMEPSSNRNPPERCPRPLYSRDSTQEGHTIPHHHQDEDLMDIKVEVKSEEEETYVKDDQQSMEEDGITGTFIEEDTPTEISTVDGREMRKTSEDCLTLSPDCKVEDEDITQYSPGENPTTSNVHPAPHSVDRPSYSSYPEEPQTVRDGAGPSYSSYPEEPQTVRDGAGPSYSSYPEEPQTVRDGAGPSYSSYPEEPQTVRDGAGPSYSSYPEEPQTVRDGAGPSYSSYPEEPQTVRDGAGPSYSSYPEEPQTVRDGAGPSYSSYPGEPQTVRDGAGPSYSSYPEEPQTVRDGAGPSYSSYPEEPQTVRDGAILPTDKRFPCTECGKRFHFKSNLNMHKRSHMGQKLFSCAECGNFFIRKADFTKHQKSHTGEKPHSCSECGKCFSQKSNLYKHRTLHKEEKPYTCSECGQCYVEKSDLVTHQRSHTEEKLHACPECGKCFLQAAELVTHQRSHMGEKPYSCAECGKCFSYKCSLYRHQRLHTGEKPYPCTDCGKYFVQKSDLLTHQMSHTGEKPHLCSECGKCFVRKSELASHQRSHTGEKPYSCPECGKCFSRTSNLYRHQRSHK